Proteins encoded within one genomic window of Halorussus salilacus:
- a CDS encoding ATP-binding protein, which translates to MANPTPNSEVSEGNSKSRDGASVAYATPSRKTYNSVASDISVESALGELVDNSLDSAALHGINPVEITINIEETDDGTMELVYRDESGGVKEDEMGVFMGLGRSKNERAGGQNVGTFGMGAKRALKRLGDEFTIASHYKTADTGWKYTVSPEWFDIDPEEDNPNQWQFEMDAVDLGQGVTEIRVRNLNFNWDNRKEKIEDWFSKTYQKFLQEESDVDLDLALELEGDEVETPEPVEWSFAPWFGGLHPRTFEGLVFQDENWNDQVQVKVTVGLLREGAKRRTGTFIFCQNRLVEGNLTDEKGGYGLSGGLPKFKTSQIKRLRIEIELFGDANDLPWSADKSRLRPSHKVLTPSPEKGVYWWLRRMADRHMKAGRYGNFDHIETKSVFEPYGSENESAANDGEIEVVDVGDKQRRLRRGEVDHIRISQKPGTDYTTVDTLGKIATAHARLGVVAESMSDIQYDEWARPTYEDAVGREFVEAFYEVSDREFSNPVGKALLQVDTPEAFMSDVADAKEWARIAQNLTSVGTVPPMSNPTVQSDENLGSALTRLQAAADESATTAEYRTEGEAWRVPRYEAELKKALQETNDDLSFDELEDIAEPIIAEEETPTATENEQTDESETVTTNQSSIDDSVNETDERGGEADSDYEQDEEVGTVEQTTTSLQEYEEEVDGSTSEETNSDRMTLVEFYRRHDDLLADVPDDIVSDDEQLEEHLVEKLEIANAFNQAQAQVGQGD; encoded by the coding sequence ATGGCGAACCCAACCCCTAACTCAGAAGTTAGCGAAGGTAACTCAAAAAGCCGCGATGGCGCCTCCGTTGCATACGCGACGCCGAGTCGGAAAACATACAATTCGGTCGCCTCCGACATCTCCGTTGAATCCGCACTCGGGGAACTCGTAGATAATTCGCTGGACTCCGCCGCTCTCCACGGCATCAATCCCGTCGAGATTACAATCAACATCGAAGAAACGGACGACGGGACGATGGAGTTAGTCTACCGTGATGAAAGTGGTGGCGTCAAGGAAGACGAGATGGGCGTGTTCATGGGTCTCGGCCGCAGTAAGAATGAACGCGCGGGCGGCCAAAACGTCGGCACGTTCGGGATGGGAGCAAAGCGGGCCCTCAAGCGACTCGGTGATGAGTTCACGATTGCCAGCCACTACAAAACTGCCGACACTGGCTGGAAGTACACCGTCTCACCGGAGTGGTTCGACATAGACCCGGAAGAGGACAATCCCAACCAGTGGCAGTTTGAGATGGATGCTGTAGACCTCGGCCAAGGGGTCACTGAAATCCGTGTCCGGAATCTGAACTTCAATTGGGATAATCGTAAGGAGAAAATTGAGGACTGGTTCAGCAAGACCTATCAGAAGTTCCTCCAGGAAGAGAGCGATGTTGACCTCGACCTCGCTCTCGAACTTGAAGGCGACGAGGTCGAAACGCCGGAACCGGTTGAGTGGAGTTTCGCTCCGTGGTTCGGTGGCCTCCATCCCCGGACCTTCGAAGGACTCGTCTTCCAGGACGAAAACTGGAACGACCAAGTTCAGGTGAAGGTAACAGTTGGTCTCCTCCGCGAGGGCGCTAAACGCCGGACTGGCACCTTCATCTTCTGTCAGAACCGACTTGTAGAGGGCAACCTCACGGATGAAAAGGGGGGTTATGGACTCAGCGGCGGATTGCCCAAGTTTAAGACCTCACAGATTAAACGGCTTCGGATTGAAATCGAGTTATTCGGTGATGCGAACGATCTCCCATGGAGCGCCGACAAAAGCCGTCTTCGGCCGTCGCACAAAGTCCTCACTCCCTCTCCAGAAAAAGGGGTCTACTGGTGGCTTCGCCGCATGGCCGACCGACACATGAAGGCTGGCCGATACGGGAACTTCGACCACATCGAAACGAAGTCGGTGTTTGAGCCGTATGGGTCGGAAAATGAATCCGCTGCCAACGATGGAGAGATTGAAGTCGTAGACGTGGGTGATAAGCAACGCCGACTCCGGCGCGGCGAAGTCGATCACATTCGAATTTCCCAGAAACCCGGCACAGACTACACTACGGTTGACACGCTTGGAAAGATAGCAACGGCGCACGCCCGACTAGGTGTCGTTGCTGAGTCAATGTCGGACATCCAGTATGATGAGTGGGCACGGCCGACGTACGAGGATGCCGTCGGGAGAGAGTTTGTAGAGGCCTTCTACGAGGTTTCGGATCGAGAGTTCTCAAACCCGGTTGGAAAAGCGCTTCTCCAAGTTGATACTCCCGAGGCATTCATGTCTGATGTCGCAGACGCGAAAGAGTGGGCACGTATCGCCCAAAACCTGACTTCGGTGGGCACAGTGCCGCCAATGAGTAATCCGACGGTACAATCTGACGAGAATCTCGGTTCAGCGTTGACCCGCCTGCAGGCGGCCGCTGATGAGAGTGCTACGACGGCCGAATACCGAACGGAGGGTGAGGCGTGGCGAGTTCCGCGATACGAGGCAGAACTCAAAAAAGCACTCCAAGAGACGAACGATGACCTGTCGTTCGATGAGCTTGAGGACATTGCCGAACCGATAATAGCAGAGGAAGAGACGCCCACGGCTACTGAGAACGAACAGACTGACGAGTCAGAGACAGTTACCACAAACCAGTCGAGTATCGATGACTCGGTCAATGAGACTGATGAGCGGGGTGGGGAAGCTGATTCAGATTATGAACAGGATGAAGAGGTCGGTACAGTCGAACAGACGACGACATCTCTACAGGAGTACGAAGAAGAAGTGGATGGGTCCACATCCGAAGAAACCAACTCGGACCGCATGACGCTCGTTGAGTTCTATCGGCGGCATGACGACTTGTTGGCGGATGTGCCAGATGACATTGTTTCAGACGACGAACAGTTGGAAGAGCACTTGGTTGAAAAGCTCGAAATCGCGAACGCCTTCAACCAGGCGCAGGCTCAAGTTGGGCAAGGTGATTAA
- a CDS encoding BREX system ATP-binding domain-containing protein, translating into MTQHGFTISDQKRDYSRFGLEENPFPYSPVPDDEPDIYCGQEHVTEAVSDTVSTVLSTGKSKHLVVTGKYGNGKSHTLKYTRSLLRDREDVVVGYVAQPGTGFLDIYHEFMADLGFDYVQQVAYELLADVARNETEYNPIGSAAIKSLIDEGEILLSELVPPAIKRLSETAKFADFARAVVHLVYEDTNLYAWQWLTAEGIRYEQRKELEIHSALDDDTMAVRAFTSMKNLLIELGYDAVFVFIDEFESIARLSTKDEQTTLNSLRHLMDQNNSGLCLLFGCAPEVWQDVMSEYHAFSERIGREVALQPLTAEQVYELVEQYLNPVRNSGKQGIAPFTKETLEFVLQQSQGNIRQVLAICSRILDAALRQEQKTIGVAVAEDVIESV; encoded by the coding sequence ATGACTCAACACGGTTTCACGATTAGCGACCAGAAACGCGACTACTCACGATTCGGCCTCGAAGAGAACCCGTTCCCGTACAGTCCCGTCCCAGACGATGAGCCGGACATCTACTGTGGCCAGGAGCACGTCACGGAAGCCGTGAGCGATACAGTCTCAACGGTCCTTTCGACGGGAAAATCAAAGCATCTCGTCGTCACCGGCAAGTACGGCAATGGAAAGTCGCACACGCTGAAGTACACCCGGTCGCTACTGCGTGATCGAGAGGATGTCGTCGTCGGCTACGTAGCACAGCCGGGCACCGGCTTTCTCGATATCTACCACGAGTTCATGGCCGATCTCGGGTTCGATTATGTCCAACAGGTCGCCTACGAACTCCTAGCCGATGTTGCCCGTAACGAAACTGAATACAACCCGATCGGCAGCGCGGCAATCAAGTCGCTCATCGATGAGGGCGAGATACTTCTCTCCGAACTCGTCCCACCGGCCATCAAGCGACTGAGTGAAACCGCAAAATTTGCGGACTTCGCACGGGCGGTCGTTCACTTAGTTTACGAGGACACGAACCTCTACGCATGGCAGTGGTTGACCGCAGAAGGAATTCGCTACGAACAGCGAAAGGAGCTCGAAATCCATAGCGCGCTCGATGACGACACGATGGCCGTTCGAGCGTTCACCTCGATGAAGAATCTCCTCATCGAACTCGGCTACGATGCCGTGTTCGTCTTCATCGACGAGTTCGAGAGCATCGCGCGCCTCTCGACCAAGGACGAACAGACGACTCTGAACAGCCTTCGCCACCTCATGGACCAGAATAACTCCGGACTCTGTCTCCTCTTCGGATGCGCCCCCGAGGTCTGGCAAGACGTGATGAGCGAATATCACGCCTTTAGTGAGCGCATCGGTCGGGAAGTCGCACTTCAGCCCTTGACGGCCGAGCAGGTGTACGAATTGGTCGAGCAGTACCTAAACCCAGTACGGAACAGCGGGAAGCAGGGGATTGCCCCATTTACGAAGGAGACCCTTGAGTTCGTCCTGCAACAGTCACAGGGGAATATACGGCAGGTACTCGCTATCTGTAGCCGTATTTTAGATGCTGCTCTGAGGCAGGAGCAGAAAACAATCGGGGTTGCGGTGGCAGAGGACGTTATCGAGTCGGTATAG
- a CDS encoding DMT family transporter, which translates to MSTLARLEARTPPMAALSVAVVAVSTSAILVRFSQAPSVVKAFYRVFFTTLLLAPFAATHYREDLRRLSGRDLLIAAVTGVALAAHFATWFESLEWTTVAASVTLVQSQPLFVAVGAAVLLDERINGRMVGGILVAVGGIAVMSLGGLLSGAALAGERPLFGNSLALVGAVMAAGYVLAGRSLRQRIALVPYVTVVYSVCALALLGVALGQGETVALTAYPPVEWLLFLGMAVGPGIFGHTVINWALKYVESSVVSVTLLGEPVGSTLLALALLGEVPDAFTVAGGAVVLAGISVTARSRPNEG; encoded by the coding sequence ATGAGTACGTTGGCGCGCCTCGAAGCACGAACCCCGCCGATGGCCGCCCTCTCGGTCGCCGTCGTGGCGGTCAGCACCAGCGCAATCCTGGTCCGATTCAGTCAGGCGCCCAGCGTCGTCAAGGCGTTCTACCGAGTGTTTTTCACGACGCTGTTGCTCGCGCCGTTCGCGGCGACTCACTACCGCGAGGACCTCCGGCGGCTGTCGGGCCGGGACCTCCTCATCGCGGCGGTCACGGGCGTCGCGCTCGCGGCCCACTTCGCGACGTGGTTCGAGAGTCTGGAGTGGACCACGGTCGCCGCGAGCGTCACGCTGGTCCAGTCCCAACCGCTGTTCGTCGCGGTCGGTGCGGCGGTGTTGCTCGACGAGCGGATAAACGGTCGGATGGTCGGCGGTATCCTCGTCGCGGTCGGCGGAATCGCGGTCATGTCGCTGGGCGGCCTGCTCTCGGGGGCCGCCCTCGCCGGGGAGCGCCCGCTGTTCGGCAACTCGCTCGCGCTCGTCGGCGCGGTCATGGCGGCGGGCTACGTGCTGGCCGGGCGGTCGCTCCGCCAGCGAATCGCGCTCGTCCCCTACGTCACCGTGGTCTACTCGGTCTGCGCGCTCGCCCTGCTGGGAGTCGCGCTGGGACAGGGCGAGACCGTGGCGCTGACCGCCTATCCGCCGGTCGAGTGGCTTCTCTTCCTCGGAATGGCGGTCGGGCCGGGCATCTTCGGCCACACGGTCATCAACTGGGCGCTGAAGTACGTCGAGTCGAGCGTGGTCAGCGTCACCCTGCTGGGCGAACCGGTCGGCTCGACCCTGCTCGCGCTCGCCCTCCTCGGCGAGGTACCCGACGCCTTCACCGTCGCTGGCGGCGCGGTCGTGCTCGCGGGCATCTCCGTTACGGCGAGAAGCCGACCCAATGAGGGGTAG
- a CDS encoding tRNA-guanine transglycosylase, translating into MLYRQRTLDLPHGDVETPILLPVRNVGKRSSDNTPEYVGTIPDLPTAMINARSIYQRAPMWERLQEGVTLREEMEVPEDTIVFADSGGLDFDPTGPDITPAEMLSIQRHLDADIYGTIDIPLSRENWVEENHRRVRQNIEYAIQTSEKHREDDASLLFASVHGYDPETVRNNIQHLEQRGDFDGYALGSLSLIRTDYKKTTRLILAARRATDKHLHVYGLGGITYLPLLLYLGVDSFDSSAFIRNAGNRNYLLPGFGGKELHNIDHLDYLPCPCPVCGTRTLDEIRVDRNLLVRHNLWSMVTELRRFRYIAASDKDVEAYLDLRFQDNEVTQRAYRAAKQQVRRLV; encoded by the coding sequence ATGCTGTACAGACAACGAACACTCGACCTCCCACATGGGGATGTAGAGACGCCGATTTTACTCCCGGTCCGGAACGTGGGGAAACGGTCGAGCGACAACACCCCGGAGTACGTCGGAACCATCCCGGATCTTCCGACTGCAATGATCAACGCCCGGTCGATTTACCAACGAGCACCGATGTGGGAGCGACTTCAAGAGGGGGTGACACTCCGCGAGGAGATGGAGGTCCCAGAGGATACTATCGTGTTCGCGGATAGCGGTGGTCTCGATTTCGACCCAACCGGTCCCGACATCACACCGGCAGAGATGCTGTCGATTCAGAGACATTTGGATGCAGATATTTACGGCACAATTGATATTCCGCTTTCGCGTGAAAACTGGGTAGAAGAGAATCACCGACGGGTACGCCAAAATATCGAATACGCAATTCAGACGAGCGAGAAGCACCGCGAAGACGATGCCAGCCTGCTGTTTGCGAGTGTCCACGGTTACGACCCTGAAACAGTTCGCAACAACATCCAGCACTTAGAACAGCGAGGGGACTTTGACGGGTATGCCCTCGGGAGCCTCTCACTTATTCGCACCGACTACAAAAAGACCACGAGGTTGATTCTCGCGGCCCGGCGGGCGACGGACAAACACCTACATGTGTACGGACTCGGGGGCATCACCTATCTCCCACTTCTGTTATATCTCGGTGTCGATAGCTTTGATTCGTCAGCCTTCATCCGGAACGCAGGGAATCGGAACTATCTGTTACCCGGGTTTGGAGGAAAAGAGCTTCACAACATCGATCACCTCGACTATCTCCCATGTCCGTGCCCCGTCTGTGGGACGCGAACGCTCGATGAGATACGGGTAGACCGCAATCTCCTGGTGCGACATAACCTCTGGTCGATGGTGACCGAACTCCGCCGGTTCCGATACATTGCCGCTTCTGACAAAGACGTTGAAGCGTACCTTGATCTTCGGTTCCAGGATAACGAAGTAACACAGCGGGCGTATCGCGCCGCAAAACAGCAGGTGAGACGCCTCGTATGA
- a CDS encoding PGF-CTERM sorting domain-containing protein: protein MDRETTETEGTDEGADVPGFGVGAALTALAAAGLLARRLN, encoded by the coding sequence GTGGACCGCGAGACGACCGAGACCGAGGGCACCGACGAGGGTGCCGACGTGCCCGGCTTCGGCGTCGGTGCGGCGCTGACCGCGCTCGCGGCCGCCGGGTTGCTCGCCCGCCGCCTGAACTGA